A portion of the Saccharospirillaceae bacterium genome contains these proteins:
- a CDS encoding thiolase family protein: MSKQDSVVIVGGARTPMGGFMGSLSSVPAVDLGAVAIEEAINRAGIDKADVEDVTMGCVLPAGMKQGPARQAMRKAGLPDATGATTINKLCGSGMKATMFAHDAIKAGSVDIAVAGGMESMSNAPYVLEGARAGYRMGAGSAPQDHMFLDGLQDAETGKLMGAFAQEVADKKGYTREQMDEYAIRSLTRAKKAIEEGLNNAEIVPVTVKTRKGETVVDNDEQPFNANIDKIPTLRPAFAKDGTVTAANASSISDGASALVLMRESTAEEKGAKPIARIVAHSTNSQHPSEFTIAPVGAIEKVLNKAGWSKDDVDVFEINEAFAMVAMMPIIDLGLDAEKVNIYGGACAQGHPVGSTGSRLIVTLMNALKNTGGSKGVAALCIGGGEATAVAIEML; this comes from the coding sequence ATGTCTAAACAAGATTCTGTCGTTATCGTTGGCGGCGCACGTACACCAATGGGCGGCTTTATGGGCAGCCTGAGCTCTGTTCCAGCGGTTGATTTGGGCGCAGTTGCCATTGAAGAAGCGATTAATCGCGCAGGTATCGACAAAGCTGACGTTGAAGATGTGACCATGGGCTGTGTATTGCCAGCCGGTATGAAACAAGGTCCGGCTCGTCAGGCGATGCGAAAAGCAGGTCTGCCGGATGCAACCGGTGCGACGACCATTAACAAACTCTGTGGCTCTGGTATGAAGGCTACTATGTTTGCTCACGATGCCATTAAAGCAGGCAGTGTTGACATCGCCGTTGCCGGTGGAATGGAATCTATGTCAAATGCTCCCTATGTCCTCGAAGGTGCACGAGCAGGCTACCGTATGGGCGCAGGTTCGGCTCCGCAGGATCATATGTTCCTGGACGGTCTGCAAGACGCAGAGACCGGCAAGCTGATGGGTGCTTTCGCCCAGGAAGTTGCCGATAAAAAAGGTTACACTCGCGAGCAAATGGACGAATACGCGATCCGCTCTCTGACCCGCGCTAAGAAGGCAATCGAAGAAGGTCTGAACAACGCAGAAATCGTCCCGGTAACCGTTAAAACCCGCAAAGGTGAAACAGTCGTCGATAACGATGAGCAACCGTTCAATGCCAACATTGATAAGATCCCGACACTGCGTCCGGCTTTTGCCAAAGACGGTACAGTAACTGCGGCCAATGCTTCTTCCATTTCAGATGGCGCCTCGGCGCTGGTTTTGATGCGCGAAAGCACAGCCGAGGAAAAAGGCGCTAAGCCAATCGCTCGTATTGTTGCGCACAGTACTAATTCTCAACATCCGTCCGAGTTCACCATTGCTCCTGTTGGCGCCATTGAAAAGGTTCTGAACAAAGCGGGTTGGTCTAAAGACGATGTTGATGTTTTTGAAATCAACGAAGCATTCGCCATGGTTGCGATGATGCCAATCATCGATCTGGGCCTGGATGCTGAGAAAGTGAACATTTATGGCGGCGCTTGTGCCCAGGGCCACCCGGTTGGTTCAACCGGTTCCCGTCTGATCGTAACTCTGATGAATGCCTTGAAAAATACCGGCGGCTCAAAAGGCGTCGCGGCTCTGTGTATCGGTGGCGGAGAGGCAACTGCGGTTGCAATTGAAATGCTGTAA